In Centroberyx gerrardi isolate f3 chromosome 11, fCenGer3.hap1.cur.20231027, whole genome shotgun sequence, the following are encoded in one genomic region:
- the med31 gene encoding mediator of RNA polymerase II transcription subunit 31: protein MAGVMETEEQARNRFQSELEFVQCLANPNYLNFLAQRGFLREKPFVNYLKYLLYWKEPEYAKFLKYPHCLHMLELLQYEHFRKELVNAQCAKFIDEQQLLHWQHYSRKRTRLQQALAEQQQPQQQPPPHGNAAAK, encoded by the exons ATGGCAGGAGTCATGGAAACAG AGGAGCAGGCCAGGAACCGTTTCCAGTCGGAGTTGGAGTTCGTTCAGTGCCTGGCAAACCCAAACTACCTCAACT tccTGGCTCAGAGGGGCTTCCTGAGGGAGAAGCCATTCGTCAACTACCTGAAGTACCTGCTGTACTGGAAGGAGCCGGAGTACGCCAAGTTCCTCAA gtacCCCCACTGCCTGCAcatgctggagctgctgcagtacGAACACTTCCGGAAGGAGCTGGTGAACGCTCAGTGCGCCAAGTTCATCGACGagcagcagctgctgcactGGCAGCATTACTCCAGGAAGCGCACCCGGCTGCAGCAGGCGCTCgccgagcagcagcagccgcagcagcagccgccgccGCACGGGAACGCCGCCGCCAAGTGa
- the slc13a5a gene encoding solute carrier family 13 member 5a isoform X1, translating to MSVLPLRVKLLQEVWRLRSVLVLVCSPFLLLPLALSTPEAACAYVIGLMAVYWCTEVLPLAVTALLPTVLFPLLGVMQSKDVCMQYLKDTNMLFVGGLMVAVAVEHWNLHRRIALRVLLMVGVQPALLMLGFMGVTAFLSMWISNTATTAMMVPIVQAVLDQLNGPRDPEAPESQRHGAVPRQKLQEKTTENLLSVTVVLSLEAGRCQMELEELSGEEEEEERKRMCKGLLLCVCYAASIGGIATLTGTGPNLVLTGQMSQLFPQNGDVINFASWFAFAFPTMLLMLTFAWFWLQFLYIGCNLRRTWGCGTARSEKERAAYDVIRDELRRLGPMSFGESSVLALFVLMVALWFTRDPRFIDGWATRLFNAEAEFVTDATVSLFVSVLLFVLPSEPPRYLCFWRGSDAESQVSRGPAPPLLTWQVTQKKMPWNIVLLLGGGFALAKGSEVSGLSLWLGAQMTPLHSIPPWAIAVVLCLLVATFTECASNVATATLFLPILASMSQSIGVNPLYVMVPCTLSASFAFMLPVATPPNAIVFSYGYLKVSDMAKTGVVMNIIGIGCISLAINSWGRVLFDLDSFPSWANATAAV from the exons ATGTCTGTTCTTCCTCTGCGGGTGAAATTGCTGCAGGAAGTGTGGAGGCTGAGGAGCGTCCTGGTTCTCGTCTGCAGCCCcttcctgctgctgccgctggccCTCAGCACCCCG gaggCAGCCTGTGCCTATGTGATCGGCCTCATGGCGGTGTACTGGTGTACGGAGGTGCTGCCGCTGGCGGTGACGGCGCTGCTGCCGACCGTCCTGTTCCCTCTGCTGGGAGTCATGCAGTCTAAAGAC GTGTGTATGCAGTACCTGAAGGACACCAACATGCTGTTTGTGGGCGGGCTGATGGTTGCCGTGGCGGTGGAACACTGGAACCTGCACCGCCGCATCGCGCTGCGGGTGCTGCTGATGGTCGGGGTGCAGCCCGCGCT GTTGATGCTGGGGTTCATGGGAGTGACGGCTTTCCTGTCCATGTGGATCAGCAACACGGCCACCACCGCCATGATGGTCCCCATCGTCCAGGCCGTTCTGGACCAGCTGAACGGGCCCCGAGACCCCGAGGCCCCCGAGAGCCAGAGACACGGTGCGGTTCCACGGCAGAAACTCCAGGAGAAAACCACCG AGAATCTCCTCTCTGTCACAGTGGTTCTGTCCTTGGAAGCCGGACGCTGCCAGATGGAGTTAGAGGAGCTGAgcggcgaggaagaggaggaggagaggaagaggatgtgtAAAggcctgctgctgtgtgtgtgttacgctGCCAGCATCGGAGGCATCGCCACTCTGACCGGAACCGGACCTAACCTGGTTTTAACTGGCCAGATGAGCCA GCTCTTCCCTCAGAACGGTGATGTCATCAACTTTGCGTCCTGGTTTGCGTTCGCCTTCCCCACCATGCTGCTGATGCTGACGTTCGCCTGGTTCTGGCTGCAGTTCCTCTACATCGGCTGCAA CCTGCGGCGGACGTGGGGCTGCGGGACGGCCCGGTCGGAGAAGGAGCGAGCGGCGTACGACGTGATCCGGGACGAGCTCCGCCGCCTGGGGCCCATGAGCTTCGGGGAGAGCAGCGTCCTGGCGCTCTTCgtcctgatggtggcgctgtGGTTCACCAGAGACCCGCGCTTCATCGACGGCTGGGCCACGCGCCTCTTCAACGCCGAGGCAGA gttcgTCACTGATGCGAccgtctctctgtttgtttctgtgttgttgttcGTTCTTCCCTCTGAACCCCCCCGCTACCTCTGCTTCTGGAGGGGCTCCGatgcag AGTCCCAGGTGTCCCgtggccccgcccctcccctgCTGACCTGGCAGGTGACTCAGAAGAAGATGCCCTGGAACATcgtgctgctgctgggaggagGCTTCGCCCTGGCCAAGGGCAgcgag gtgtctGGCTTGTCTCTCTGGTTGGGTGCTCAGATGACGCCGCTCCACTCCATCCCACCCTGGGCCATCGCTGTCGTCCTCTGCCTCCTCGTCGCCACCTTCACCGAGTGTGCCAGCAACGTCGCCACGGCAACGCTCTTCCTGCCCATCCTGGCCTCCATG TCCCAGTCTATCGGAGTGAACCCTCTGTATGTGATGGTCCCCTGCACCCTCAGCGCCTCCTTCGCCTTCATGCTGCCGGTGGCCACGCCCCCCAACGCCATCGTCTTCTCCTACGGATACCTGAAGGTGTCCGACATG gctaAAACAGGAGTAGTGATGAACATCATAGGGATTGGCTGCATCAGTCTGGCCATCAACAGCTGGGGTCGGGTCCTGTTTGATCTGGACTCCTTCCCTTCCTGGGCCAACGCCACCGCTGCTGTGTAG
- the slc13a5a gene encoding solute carrier family 13 member 5a isoform X3 → MAVYWCTEVLPLAVTALLPTVLFPLLGVMQSKDVCMQYLKDTNMLFVGGLMVAVAVEHWNLHRRIALRVLLMVGVQPALLMLGFMGVTAFLSMWISNTATTAMMVPIVQAVLDQLNGPRDPEAPESQRHGAVPRQKLQEKTTGVVLSLEAGRCQMELEELSGEEEEEERKRMCKGLLLCVCYAASIGGIATLTGTGPNLVLTGQMSQLFPQNGDVINFASWFAFAFPTMLLMLTFAWFWLQFLYIGCNLRRTWGCGTARSEKERAAYDVIRDELRRLGPMSFGESSVLALFVLMVALWFTRDPRFIDGWATRLFNAEAEFVTDATVSLFVSVLLFVLPSEPPRYLCFWRGSDAESQVSRGPAPPLLTWQVTQKKMPWNIVLLLGGGFALAKGSEVSGLSLWLGAQMTPLHSIPPWAIAVVLCLLVATFTECASNVATATLFLPILASMSQSIGVNPLYVMVPCTLSASFAFMLPVATPPNAIVFSYGYLKVSDMAKTGVVMNIIGIGCISLAINSWGRVLFDLDSFPSWANATAAV, encoded by the exons ATGGCGGTGTACTGGTGTACGGAGGTGCTGCCGCTGGCGGTGACGGCGCTGCTGCCGACCGTCCTGTTCCCTCTGCTGGGAGTCATGCAGTCTAAAGAC GTGTGTATGCAGTACCTGAAGGACACCAACATGCTGTTTGTGGGCGGGCTGATGGTTGCCGTGGCGGTGGAACACTGGAACCTGCACCGCCGCATCGCGCTGCGGGTGCTGCTGATGGTCGGGGTGCAGCCCGCGCT GTTGATGCTGGGGTTCATGGGAGTGACGGCTTTCCTGTCCATGTGGATCAGCAACACGGCCACCACCGCCATGATGGTCCCCATCGTCCAGGCCGTTCTGGACCAGCTGAACGGGCCCCGAGACCCCGAGGCCCCCGAGAGCCAGAGACACGGTGCGGTTCCACGGCAGAAACTCCAGGAGAAAACCACCGGCG TGGTTCTGTCCTTGGAAGCCGGACGCTGCCAGATGGAGTTAGAGGAGCTGAgcggcgaggaagaggaggaggagaggaagaggatgtgtAAAggcctgctgctgtgtgtgtgttacgctGCCAGCATCGGAGGCATCGCCACTCTGACCGGAACCGGACCTAACCTGGTTTTAACTGGCCAGATGAGCCA GCTCTTCCCTCAGAACGGTGATGTCATCAACTTTGCGTCCTGGTTTGCGTTCGCCTTCCCCACCATGCTGCTGATGCTGACGTTCGCCTGGTTCTGGCTGCAGTTCCTCTACATCGGCTGCAA CCTGCGGCGGACGTGGGGCTGCGGGACGGCCCGGTCGGAGAAGGAGCGAGCGGCGTACGACGTGATCCGGGACGAGCTCCGCCGCCTGGGGCCCATGAGCTTCGGGGAGAGCAGCGTCCTGGCGCTCTTCgtcctgatggtggcgctgtGGTTCACCAGAGACCCGCGCTTCATCGACGGCTGGGCCACGCGCCTCTTCAACGCCGAGGCAGA gttcgTCACTGATGCGAccgtctctctgtttgtttctgtgttgttgttcGTTCTTCCCTCTGAACCCCCCCGCTACCTCTGCTTCTGGAGGGGCTCCGatgcag AGTCCCAGGTGTCCCgtggccccgcccctcccctgCTGACCTGGCAGGTGACTCAGAAGAAGATGCCCTGGAACATcgtgctgctgctgggaggagGCTTCGCCCTGGCCAAGGGCAgcgag gtgtctGGCTTGTCTCTCTGGTTGGGTGCTCAGATGACGCCGCTCCACTCCATCCCACCCTGGGCCATCGCTGTCGTCCTCTGCCTCCTCGTCGCCACCTTCACCGAGTGTGCCAGCAACGTCGCCACGGCAACGCTCTTCCTGCCCATCCTGGCCTCCATG TCCCAGTCTATCGGAGTGAACCCTCTGTATGTGATGGTCCCCTGCACCCTCAGCGCCTCCTTCGCCTTCATGCTGCCGGTGGCCACGCCCCCCAACGCCATCGTCTTCTCCTACGGATACCTGAAGGTGTCCGACATG gctaAAACAGGAGTAGTGATGAACATCATAGGGATTGGCTGCATCAGTCTGGCCATCAACAGCTGGGGTCGGGTCCTGTTTGATCTGGACTCCTTCCCTTCCTGGGCCAACGCCACCGCTGCTGTGTAG
- the slc13a5a gene encoding solute carrier family 13 member 5a isoform X2, with protein MSVLPLRVKLLQEVWRLRSVLVLVCSPFLLLPLALSTPEAACAYVIGLMAVYWCTEVLPLAVTALLPTVLFPLLGVMQSKDVCMQYLKDTNMLFVGGLMVAVAVEHWNLHRRIALRVLLMVGVQPALLMLGFMGVTAFLSMWISNTATTAMMVPIVQAVLDQLNGPRDPEAPESQRHGAVPRQKLQEKTTGGLPVSTPSILENGTILKMELEELSGEEEEEERKRMCKGLLLCVCYAASIGGIATLTGTGPNLVLTGQMSQLFPQNGDVINFASWFAFAFPTMLLMLTFAWFWLQFLYIGCNLRRTWGCGTARSEKERAAYDVIRDELRRLGPMSFGESSVLALFVLMVALWFTRDPRFIDGWATRLFNAEAEFVTDATVSLFVSVLLFVLPSEPPRYLCFWRGSDAESQVSRGPAPPLLTWQVTQKKMPWNIVLLLGGGFALAKGSEVSGLSLWLGAQMTPLHSIPPWAIAVVLCLLVATFTECASNVATATLFLPILASMSQSIGVNPLYVMVPCTLSASFAFMLPVATPPNAIVFSYGYLKVSDMAKTGVVMNIIGIGCISLAINSWGRVLFDLDSFPSWANATAAV; from the exons ATGTCTGTTCTTCCTCTGCGGGTGAAATTGCTGCAGGAAGTGTGGAGGCTGAGGAGCGTCCTGGTTCTCGTCTGCAGCCCcttcctgctgctgccgctggccCTCAGCACCCCG gaggCAGCCTGTGCCTATGTGATCGGCCTCATGGCGGTGTACTGGTGTACGGAGGTGCTGCCGCTGGCGGTGACGGCGCTGCTGCCGACCGTCCTGTTCCCTCTGCTGGGAGTCATGCAGTCTAAAGAC GTGTGTATGCAGTACCTGAAGGACACCAACATGCTGTTTGTGGGCGGGCTGATGGTTGCCGTGGCGGTGGAACACTGGAACCTGCACCGCCGCATCGCGCTGCGGGTGCTGCTGATGGTCGGGGTGCAGCCCGCGCT GTTGATGCTGGGGTTCATGGGAGTGACGGCTTTCCTGTCCATGTGGATCAGCAACACGGCCACCACCGCCATGATGGTCCCCATCGTCCAGGCCGTTCTGGACCAGCTGAACGGGCCCCGAGACCCCGAGGCCCCCGAGAGCCAGAGACACGGTGCGGTTCCACGGCAGAAACTCCAGGAGAAAACCACCGGCGGTCTGCCGGTCTCGACCCCGAGCATCCTGGAGAACGGTACGATCCtaaaa ATGGAGTTAGAGGAGCTGAgcggcgaggaagaggaggaggagaggaagaggatgtgtAAAggcctgctgctgtgtgtgtgttacgctGCCAGCATCGGAGGCATCGCCACTCTGACCGGAACCGGACCTAACCTGGTTTTAACTGGCCAGATGAGCCA GCTCTTCCCTCAGAACGGTGATGTCATCAACTTTGCGTCCTGGTTTGCGTTCGCCTTCCCCACCATGCTGCTGATGCTGACGTTCGCCTGGTTCTGGCTGCAGTTCCTCTACATCGGCTGCAA CCTGCGGCGGACGTGGGGCTGCGGGACGGCCCGGTCGGAGAAGGAGCGAGCGGCGTACGACGTGATCCGGGACGAGCTCCGCCGCCTGGGGCCCATGAGCTTCGGGGAGAGCAGCGTCCTGGCGCTCTTCgtcctgatggtggcgctgtGGTTCACCAGAGACCCGCGCTTCATCGACGGCTGGGCCACGCGCCTCTTCAACGCCGAGGCAGA gttcgTCACTGATGCGAccgtctctctgtttgtttctgtgttgttgttcGTTCTTCCCTCTGAACCCCCCCGCTACCTCTGCTTCTGGAGGGGCTCCGatgcag AGTCCCAGGTGTCCCgtggccccgcccctcccctgCTGACCTGGCAGGTGACTCAGAAGAAGATGCCCTGGAACATcgtgctgctgctgggaggagGCTTCGCCCTGGCCAAGGGCAgcgag gtgtctGGCTTGTCTCTCTGGTTGGGTGCTCAGATGACGCCGCTCCACTCCATCCCACCCTGGGCCATCGCTGTCGTCCTCTGCCTCCTCGTCGCCACCTTCACCGAGTGTGCCAGCAACGTCGCCACGGCAACGCTCTTCCTGCCCATCCTGGCCTCCATG TCCCAGTCTATCGGAGTGAACCCTCTGTATGTGATGGTCCCCTGCACCCTCAGCGCCTCCTTCGCCTTCATGCTGCCGGTGGCCACGCCCCCCAACGCCATCGTCTTCTCCTACGGATACCTGAAGGTGTCCGACATG gctaAAACAGGAGTAGTGATGAACATCATAGGGATTGGCTGCATCAGTCTGGCCATCAACAGCTGGGGTCGGGTCCTGTTTGATCTGGACTCCTTCCCTTCCTGGGCCAACGCCACCGCTGCTGTGTAG